The following are encoded together in the bacterium genome:
- a CDS encoding T9SS type A sorting domain-containing protein: ETQYATHGYAALKVTTAHEFFHTIQFRYLYNFDLSWWMEQSAVWMEERAWDDVNDYLAYLHHFFGGSIGNETYPEYYKVTSLNENYPSNFKYGAAIWAMFLAKRYGDSQIRTIWETLRDSSYPHIADFDKAIKNNTSGASGLPDALNEFAIWNYFTRERANTVDFYSDSDRFNVAIDSDFFWSYSPASDSIGIKNLTSRYVELLFVGNWDKNDILKINVIPHNTQLYRSSVVFFNDPYDYEIQPVTQQNTELILSKHWNRAILVTSSAELLNNTSTFTFETGMIPGTAVETAKPYVFDLHGAYPNPFNPSTTIAFSLHQEEQVSIRVFNAQGQKVDDVFSGDMTAGEKYVLWKPSGQAAGVYFIMIQTPSLSKTTKVLLLK; the protein is encoded by the coding sequence GCGAAACCCAGTACGCCACCCATGGATATGCAGCGCTCAAGGTCACCACGGCGCATGAGTTTTTCCATACGATACAGTTCCGGTATTTGTATAATTTCGACCTTTCATGGTGGATGGAACAATCGGCTGTGTGGATGGAAGAACGGGCATGGGATGATGTGAACGATTACCTTGCGTATCTTCATCATTTCTTCGGGGGATCAATCGGTAATGAAACGTACCCCGAGTATTACAAAGTGACTTCTCTCAACGAGAATTATCCCTCGAATTTCAAATACGGTGCCGCAATATGGGCGATGTTTCTCGCAAAACGATACGGGGATTCTCAGATAAGGACCATATGGGAAACGCTGAGGGATTCAAGTTATCCTCATATTGCGGATTTTGACAAAGCCATAAAAAACAATACATCGGGGGCATCTGGACTCCCTGACGCGCTCAATGAATTTGCCATCTGGAACTACTTTACCCGCGAACGGGCAAATACGGTGGATTTTTATTCAGACAGCGACCGTTTCAATGTGGCAATCGACAGCGATTTTTTCTGGTCATACAGCCCCGCGAGCGATTCAATAGGCATTAAAAATCTGACGAGCAGATATGTCGAGCTTCTCTTTGTCGGCAACTGGGATAAAAACGATATACTGAAAATCAATGTGATTCCCCATAATACCCAATTATACAGGAGTTCGGTGGTTTTCTTCAACGATCCCTACGACTATGAAATCCAGCCGGTAACGCAGCAGAACACGGAGCTCATACTTTCAAAACACTGGAACAGGGCAATACTTGTAACATCATCCGCCGAGCTTTTAAACAATACCAGTACTTTCACCTTCGAGACCGGAATGATTCCCGGAACAGCGGTTGAAACCGCCAAACCGTACGTTTTCGATCTTCACGGGGCTTATCCGAACCCGTTCAATCCATCGACCACGATAGCTTTTTCACTACACCAGGAGGAACAGGTTTCGATACGGGTATTCAACGCACAGGGTCAGAAAGTCGATGATGTGTTCTCCGGAGATATGACAGCCGGGGAAAAGTACGTTCTCTGGAAACCCTCCGGCCAGGCGGCTGGTGTTTATTTCATCATGATACAAACGCCTTCATTATCGAAAACGACAAAAGTCCTCTTGCTGAAATGA